In one window of Arachis ipaensis cultivar K30076 chromosome B06, Araip1.1, whole genome shotgun sequence DNA:
- the LOC110263808 gene encoding uncharacterized protein LOC110263808 yields MSRPTENFTAEPPPGSRSLMCWVPPEPNLFKLNVDAAISNEGANGGGAVIRNSEGEIMVAATWLFSTTSTIEAEATACLLGLNLALDCCFLDLALEGDTVDVIRALKGNDTHRNYFGTLVSNCKEALGKFRFVHISHVKREGNRVAHALAKLALTQPNVIWLEEAPEHVTNLAHLDILSSSV; encoded by the coding sequence ATGTCAAGGCCGACAGAGAACTTCACAGCAGAGCCACCACCTGGGAGTCGTAGTTTAATGTGTTGGGTGCCGCCGGAGCCAAATCTCTTCAAATTGAATGTGGATGCAGCAATTTCAAATGAAGGAGCGAATGGAGGAGGAGCAGTTATTAGGAATTCTGAAGGAGAAATTATGGTTGCAGCTACTTGGTTATTTTCAACCACATCTACAATTGAAGCGGAAGCCACAGCTTGTCTTTTGGGCCTTAACTTAGCCTTGGATTGCTGTTTTCTTGATTTAGCCTTAGAAGGAGATACCGTTGACGTTATTAGAGCTTTAAAGGGGAATGACACTCATAGGAATTATTTTGGAACTTTAGTGTCAAATTGTAAAGAGGCTTTAGGTAAATTTAGATTTGTTCATATTTCCCATGTAAAAAGGGAGGGAAATAGGGTAGCCCATGCTTTGGCCAAATTAGCTCTGACCCAACCAAATGTTATATGGTTGGAAGAAGCTCCTGAACATGTAACTAATTTGGCCCATTTAGATATTTTGAGTTCTTCTGTTTGA
- the LOC107604812 gene encoding putative pentatricopeptide repeat-containing protein At3g01580, which translates to MHRRDLLVKLLGTCCSKISIAQLHSQCLKLGFAHDSFIATNLNVLYAKYASVRQAYQLFEESPCRTVHLWNSMLRSYCLEGKWVETLCLFHRMNACALSAEERPDNFTVSISLKSCVGLQRLELGEMIHGFLKKKAMNKDVFVGSALVELYSKCGQMNDAEKVFMEYPNPDVVLWTSMVTGYERSGDPELALAFFSQMVASENVSPDPVTLVSAVCACAQLSDFKLGRSIHGYVKRRGYDTKLCLTNALLNLYGKTGSIKSAYNLFRKMPDKDIISWTSMIACYTDNGAETKSLDLFNQMIDNRVEPNRVTIVSVLRSCTNMSNLEEGMKIHKLAIDNGLELDMAVSTALMDMYMKCFKPESAISLFNRMPKKDVVSWAVLFSGYAEIGMAHKSMGIFHNMLSSGTRPDAIALVKILAASSDLGILQQAVCLHGFLTKCGLDDNIFVGASLIEMYAKCSSIDNAYKVFKQMTHKDVVVWSSIIAAYGFHGQGEAALKLFREMLDSSNAKPNHVTFLSILFACSHAGLIKEGIKIFDTMVNEYQLKPNSEHYAIMVDLLGRVGELDKGLEIINRMPMQAGANVWGALLGACRIHQNINMGELAAQNLFSVNPNHAGYYVLLSNIYCGDKDWHNAENIRKLVKENRLKKIVGRSMVELRNEVHNFVACDRLHHESDQIYDMLRKLDARMREEGYVPQV; encoded by the coding sequence ATGCACAGGAGGGATCTCTTAGTGAAGCTATTGGGAACTTGCTGTAGTAAGATATCAATTGCACAGTTGCACTCCCAGTGTTTGAAATTGGGCTTTGCCCATGATAGTTTTATTGCTACCAATCTTAATGTTCTTTATGCTAAATATGCGTCAGTTAGACAAGCATATCAACTATTCGAAGAATCACCTTGTAGAACTGTCCATCTGTGGAATTCTATGCTTAGGAGCTATTGTTTGGAAGGAAAATGGGTAGAGACACTGTGCCTGTTTCATCGGATGAATGCATGTGCTTTATCAGCTGAGGAAAGACCTGACAATTTCACAGTATCAATTTCTTTGAAATCATGTGTTGGTTTGCAGAGGCTGGAACTGGGCGAAATGATTCACGGGTTTCTCAAGAAAAAGGCAATGAATAAGGATGTGTTTGTGGGGTCTGCCTTGGTTGAGTTGTATTCGAAATGTGGACAAATGAATGATGCTGAAAAAGTGTTTATGGAGTATCCAAATCCAGATGTGGTTTTATGGACTTCAATGGTTACAGGTTACGAGCGAAGCGGCGATCCTGAACTTGCACTTGCATTTTTCTCACAAATGGTTGCGTCAGAGAATGTGAGTCCTGATCCAGTGACACTTGTTAGCGCTGTTTGCGCTTGTGCTCAGTTATCAGATTTTAAGCTTGGAAGAAGTATACATGGATATGTAAAAAGAAGGGGCTATGACACTAAGTTATGTTTGACTAATGCACTGCTGAATTTATATGGAAAAACTGGTTCTATCAAGAGTGCATATAATTTGTTCAGAAAAATGCCTGATAAGGATATCATATCTTGGACCTCAATGATTGCTTGTTATACTGATAATGGAGCTGAAACCAAGTCATTAGATCTTTTCAATCAAATGATTGATAATAGAGTTGAACCCAACCGGGTTACTATTGTTAGTGTACTGCGATCATGCACTAACATGTCTAATTTGGAAGAGGGTATGAAGATTCACAAATTAGCAATTGACAATGGTCTTGAATTGGATATGGCAGTCTCTACAGCTCTTATGGACATGTACATGAAATGCTTTAAACCTGAAAGTGCAATTAGCCTCTTCAACAGAATGCCGAAGAAGGATGTAGTTTCTTGGGCTGTTTTGTTTAGCGGGTATGCTGAAATTGGAATGGCTCACAAGTCAATGGGCATTTTCCACAACATGTTATCTAGTGGAACCCGACCTGATGCAATTGCCCTCGTGAAGATTCTTGCTGCCAGCTCGGATTTGGGGATTCTTCAACAAGCGGTTTGTCTTCATGGTTTCCTAACTAAATGTGGACTTGACGATAATATTTTTGTCGGCGCATCTCTCATAGAGATGTATGCAAAATGTAGTAGCATAGATAACGCTTACAAAGTTTTCAAACAAATGACACACAAAGATGTTGTTGTGTGGAGCTCAATCATTGCAGCTTATGGATTCCATGGGCAAGGAGAAGCAGCATTGAAGTTATTCAGGGAGATGCTTGATAGTTCAAATGCTAAGCCTAATCATGTAACCTTcctttcaattctgtttgcttgTAGTCATGCAGGTTTGATTAAAGAAGGGATAAAGATATTCGATACAATGGTAAATGAGTACCAATTGAAGCCGAATTCAGAGCACTATGCCATAATGGTTGATCTTCTTGGCCGGGTTGGAGAGCTAGATAAGGGCTTGGAAATAATCAATCGCATGCCAATGCAAGCTGGTGCTAATGTGTGGGGAGCCTTGCTTGGTGCATGTAGGATTCATCAAAACATAAATATGGGAGAACTTGCAGCTCAGAATCTTTTCTCCGTAAACCCTAATCATGCAGGGTATTATGTACTCTTATCAAATATTTATTGTGGGGACAAGGATTGGCATAATGCTGAAAATATTAGGAAATTGGTAAAGGAGAATAGGTTGAAGAAGATTGTAGGTCGAAGTATGGTTGAGTTAAGGAATGAGGTTCATAATTTTGTTGCTTGTGATAGATTACATCATGAATCTGATCAAATTTATGACATGCTAAGAAAACTTGATGCAAGAATGAGGGAAGAAGGTTATGTTCCTCAAGTATAG